Proteins encoded in a region of the Bacteroidota bacterium genome:
- a CDS encoding 6-carboxytetrahydropterin synthase, producing the protein MIYITRKEHFNAAHKLYNSNWTEAQNYEVFGKCANKNWHGHNYELEVTIKGEVNKETGFVVNLKDLGDLIKVDITELLDHKNLNMDVEGLLNTLPSTENLAIFIWDILKPKIALMGAELHCVKLRETENNYVEYFGGK; encoded by the coding sequence ATGATTTACATTACCCGCAAGGAGCACTTCAACGCGGCTCATAAACTATACAATTCGAACTGGACCGAAGCTCAGAATTATGAAGTATTTGGTAAATGCGCCAATAAAAACTGGCACGGTCATAATTATGAATTAGAAGTCACCATTAAAGGTGAAGTGAACAAAGAGACCGGCTTTGTTGTTAATTTGAAAGATTTAGGTGATTTAATAAAAGTAGATATTACGGAATTATTAGATCACAAAAATTTAAATATGGACGTGGAAGGATTGTTAAATACATTACCTTCTACCGAAAATTTGGCTATTTTTATTTGGGATATTTTAAAACCTAAAATAGCGCTAATGGGCGCCGAGTTACATTGTGTGAAATTACGCGAAACAGAAAACAATTACGTAGAATATTTTGGAGGTAAATAA
- a CDS encoding group III truncated hemoglobin codes for MSKHDIRNKEDIELMMRTFYGSLLTNETINPVFAHTDFEAHMPQMIAFWSFVLLDEEGYKTNVFEKHLHLDIKQEHFAIWLHHFMKTVDDLFEGEKADLAKQRAQTIAYTFEMKLKQMGRI; via the coding sequence ATGAGCAAGCATGATATTAGAAATAAAGAGGATATTGAGTTAATGATGCGGACTTTTTACGGATCATTACTTACCAACGAAACCATAAATCCTGTATTTGCGCATACTGATTTTGAAGCGCATATGCCTCAAATGATTGCGTTTTGGAGTTTTGTTTTATTGGATGAGGAAGGATATAAAACCAATGTGTTCGAAAAGCATCTTCATCTCGATATCAAGCAAGAGCATTTCGCCATCTGGCTACATCATTTCATGAAAACTGTAGACGATTTATTTGAAGGTGAGAAAGCCGATTTAGCCAAACAGCGCGCGCAAACCATTGCTTACACCTTTGAAATGAAATTAAAGCAGATGGGTAGAATCTGA
- the nadE gene encoding NAD(+) synthase, translating to MKNKEVIKYITEWLKGYCETSKTQGFVIGISGGIDSAVTSTLCALTGKKVIALNMPIRQHKSEFDRSTEHMNWLKQNFKNVESDTVELTAPFESIEKALPASIQDFLTMANVRSRLRMITLYSFASHHKLLVAGTGNKVEDFGIGFFTKYGDGGVDLSPIADLTKTEVYELAKELNVIDSIQNARPTDGLFADGRTDEDQIGATYPELEWAMAYIENMENYALNDRQREVMKIYTTRNKANRHKMDPIPVCLIPHDLKK from the coding sequence ATGAAAAACAAAGAAGTTATAAAATACATTACGGAATGGCTTAAAGGTTATTGTGAAACATCAAAAACCCAAGGGTTTGTGATTGGTATAAGTGGCGGTATAGATAGCGCTGTTACTTCAACACTTTGCGCTCTTACCGGTAAGAAGGTTATCGCGCTGAATATGCCAATTCGCCAGCATAAATCGGAATTCGACAGAAGTACAGAACACATGAATTGGTTGAAGCAAAATTTTAAGAACGTAGAGTCGGATACAGTTGAACTTACTGCTCCTTTCGAAAGTATTGAGAAGGCACTGCCTGCGAGCATCCAGGATTTTTTAACCATGGCTAATGTTCGTTCGCGCTTACGCATGATCACTTTATATTCGTTCGCTTCTCACCATAAACTTTTAGTGGCAGGTACCGGAAATAAAGTCGAAGATTTCGGAATAGGCTTTTTTACCAAATACGGAGATGGTGGTGTTGATTTAAGTCCGATTGCCGACCTTACTAAAACAGAGGTGTATGAATTGGCTAAGGAATTAAATGTTATCGATAGTATTCAGAATGCAAGACCAACCGATGGTTTATTTGCGGATGGAAGAACTGATGAAGATCAAATTGGCGCAACGTATCCTGAATTGGAGTGGGCGATGGCTTACATTGAAAATATGGAAAACTATGCGCTTAATGATCGCCAAAGGGAAGTAATGAAAATATACACAACACGTAATAAAGCAAACCGACATAAAATGGATCCAATCCCGGTTTGTTTAATACCTCACGATTTAAAAAAATAA
- a CDS encoding Ig-like domain-containing protein, with protein sequence MWRCAQVAPLTGGQRDSQAPKLLNAIPQNISLNFKAKFIELTFDEYIQVKDIANQLVITPQLKNQPEVEAKGKKVIINLSYTELLPNTTYRFFFGNSIQDMHEGNTLSNFEYVFSTGDKIDSLIIEGKVNNAFNLKAESDITVGLYNSSESDSVVWKQNPLYFTKTNANGIFSINYLPTGDFKAFAFSDKNKNLKYDGGEEMIGFLNNTINTNVDSNLIFTLFKEKPIKFFVKKAFSLYYGMAKVIYNAEQDNNVKAFQESQDKLLCTEGGTNDTCLVYYHDIFDTLKLVVKHANKSLIDTISINLLSKEKLERLKQERKLLLDIELKPLVNGVMPYYETAALKFNAAMDFTSIDMTKVSLTRKQDTILTKLSPQFKAEGCDRLLLLEKLSEDAVYDLVIKSGAIKTKFGLPNDSVKISFRTSLPDDYASLQLKLLFPDKSDYIIQLMNDKQEIARELYCEQSISSSAEQTFSFKNLLPGNYYVKLIRDENKNKMWDTGHLLQKTQPETVYLNAIPIKLLANWDSESEWKVK encoded by the coding sequence ATGTGGCGTTGCGCTCAAGTAGCACCGTTAACAGGAGGTCAGCGAGATAGCCAAGCACCGAAACTGCTTAATGCCATTCCTCAAAACATCAGTTTAAACTTTAAGGCGAAGTTTATTGAGTTAACCTTTGATGAATATATTCAAGTAAAGGATATCGCCAATCAATTAGTTATTACCCCGCAATTAAAAAATCAGCCGGAAGTAGAAGCAAAGGGAAAGAAGGTAATAATAAACTTAAGTTATACAGAGTTATTGCCGAATACAACTTACCGCTTCTTTTTTGGAAATTCAATTCAGGATATGCATGAAGGAAACACGCTTTCCAATTTTGAATATGTGTTTTCAACAGGAGATAAAATCGACTCCCTTATTATCGAGGGAAAGGTTAATAATGCGTTTAATTTAAAAGCAGAATCGGATATCACTGTTGGATTATATAATAGTAGCGAAAGTGACAGTGTTGTGTGGAAACAAAATCCACTTTATTTTACAAAGACCAACGCAAACGGGATTTTTAGTATAAATTATTTGCCTACTGGCGATTTTAAAGCCTTTGCGTTCTCTGACAAGAACAAGAACCTTAAGTATGATGGCGGGGAAGAGATGATAGGTTTTTTAAACAATACGATTAACACAAATGTGGATTCAAATCTGATCTTTACTTTATTTAAAGAAAAACCGATAAAGTTCTTCGTGAAAAAGGCTTTTTCTCTTTATTATGGAATGGCCAAAGTGATTTATAATGCGGAGCAGGATAATAATGTTAAAGCCTTCCAAGAATCACAAGATAAGTTATTATGCACAGAAGGCGGCACTAACGATACGTGTTTAGTGTATTATCATGATATATTTGATACGTTAAAGCTTGTGGTTAAACATGCCAATAAATCTTTAATCGATACAATTTCTATCAATCTTCTTTCAAAGGAGAAGTTAGAGAGATTAAAGCAAGAGCGAAAACTTTTATTGGATATTGAGCTCAAGCCATTGGTAAATGGTGTAATGCCGTATTACGAAACTGCTGCACTAAAATTTAATGCGGCTATGGATTTTACCAGTATCGACATGACCAAGGTTAGTTTAACCAGAAAACAAGATACCATCCTTACTAAACTGTCTCCTCAATTTAAGGCAGAGGGTTGTGATAGATTATTACTCTTAGAAAAATTATCGGAAGATGCAGTTTATGATCTGGTAATAAAGTCAGGCGCCATTAAAACTAAATTTGGCTTACCAAACGATTCGGTTAAAATCAGCTTTAGAACTAGTTTGCCGGATGATTATGCTTCATTACAACTTAAATTGTTATTTCCTGATAAGAGTGATTACATTATTCAATTAATGAATGATAAACAGGAAATAGCTCGAGAATTGTACTGTGAACAAAGTATTTCTTCAAGCGCAGAACAAACTTTTTCGTTTAAAAATTTGTTGCCGGGTAATTATTATGTGAAGTTAATACGTGATGAAAACAAAAATAAAATGTGGGATACAGGTCATTTATTACAAAAAACACAACCTGAAACAGTTTATTTAAACGCCATTCCAATAAAATTATTAGCAAATTGGGATTCGGAATCGGAGTGGAAAGTGAAATAA
- a CDS encoding type IX secretion system membrane protein PorP/SprF, translated as MKRFIYILFGILLLASANAQQLPQYTQYMLNEFAINPAVAGKEEFADVRSNNRYQWVGITDAPRTYMLTVHGPMKLKNMGLGMNLFTDIVGPTRRVGLNFSYAYHIKLNEETKVSLGLSAGVLQWGIDGHKLQLHDAGDENLLTQYQTTYVPDFGAGVLVYSKKYYIGIAVPQMYQSKINLYPGVESKSKLVTHFNVNGAYKFNLDDDFIIEPSFILKYATPAPMKLDVGVRGIYREQVWLGAAYRHNDAVTALVGYLYKNYLMIGYSYDFSTTNIRRYSSGTHEVMLGLRFSRQHNRAWVADK; from the coding sequence ATGAAAAGATTTATTTACATACTATTCGGAATACTGTTATTGGCAAGCGCCAATGCGCAGCAATTACCGCAATACACGCAATACATGTTAAATGAATTTGCGATTAATCCTGCAGTAGCCGGGAAAGAAGAATTTGCAGATGTTCGTTCTAATAACCGTTACCAGTGGGTAGGTATTACCGATGCGCCACGCACCTACATGTTAACTGTTCATGGTCCGATGAAATTAAAGAACATGGGATTGGGAATGAATTTATTTACGGATATCGTTGGTCCTACCCGTCGTGTGGGTTTAAATTTTTCTTACGCTTACCATATTAAATTGAATGAGGAAACAAAAGTATCTTTAGGATTAAGTGCAGGTGTTTTGCAGTGGGGAATCGACGGACATAAATTGCAATTACATGATGCAGGCGATGAGAATTTATTAACCCAATATCAAACTACTTATGTGCCTGATTTTGGTGCCGGGGTTTTAGTGTATTCAAAAAAGTATTACATCGGAATCGCTGTTCCGCAGATGTATCAAAGTAAAATTAATTTATATCCCGGTGTAGAAAGCAAATCAAAATTGGTGACTCATTTTAATGTAAATGGTGCCTATAAGTTTAATTTAGATGATGATTTTATAATCGAACCATCCTTTATTTTAAAATATGCTACACCGGCGCCAATGAAACTGGATGTTGGAGTGCGAGGTATTTACAGAGAGCAAGTTTGGTTAGGAGCAGCATACCGACATAATGATGCTGTTACTGCACTTGTCGGATATTTATACAAGAACTACTTAATGATTGGTTATTCTTACGATTTTTCAACTACAAATATCCGTCGTTACAGTTCAGGAACACATGAAGTAATGCTTGGATTGAGATTCTCGCGTCAGCACAATCGTGCCTGGGTTGCCGATAAATAA
- a CDS encoding 1,4-dihydroxy-6-naphthoate synthase — MKLSLGFSPCPNDCFIFDAMVHHKIDTEGLDFEVVMEDVEALNQRALKGELDITKLSFHAYLYAMQNYILLRSGSALGFNCGPLLVGSSELVVRRLRDQLNNNTEFPTPNTELSIAIPGKNTTANFLLSLALPQAKNKVELLFSNIEQAVLDGKVDAGLIIHESRFTYEQKGLKKIMDLGEFWDGLIHAPIPLGGIVAKRKFDKELLQKINRCIQKSVLYAFANTQDVMPYVRCHAQEMSEEVMKKHIDLYVNEFSIDLGNKGMEAIGLMINKAKEKKLITSITEPIMID, encoded by the coding sequence ATGAAATTAAGTTTAGGTTTTTCTCCCTGTCCAAATGATTGTTTCATTTTTGATGCCATGGTGCATCATAAAATCGATACGGAAGGTTTGGATTTTGAGGTAGTAATGGAGGATGTGGAAGCCTTAAACCAACGCGCCTTAAAAGGCGAATTGGATATTACGAAACTCAGCTTTCACGCTTATTTATACGCTATGCAAAATTATATTTTGCTTCGTAGCGGAAGTGCCTTGGGGTTTAATTGCGGACCATTATTAGTTGGTAGTTCGGAGTTGGTAGTTCGTAGATTGAGAGACCAGCTTAACAATAACACAGAATTCCCAACTCCCAATACAGAATTGTCTATCGCGATTCCGGGCAAAAACACAACCGCAAATTTTTTATTGTCTTTGGCTTTACCTCAGGCAAAAAACAAAGTTGAGTTATTGTTTAGCAATATTGAACAAGCGGTTTTGGATGGAAAAGTTGATGCCGGATTAATTATTCATGAAAGTCGATTTACTTACGAGCAAAAAGGTTTGAAGAAGATAATGGATTTAGGCGAATTTTGGGATGGATTAATTCATGCACCGATTCCTTTGGGAGGAATTGTTGCAAAAAGAAAATTTGATAAAGAGCTTCTTCAAAAAATAAACCGTTGCATTCAAAAAAGCGTTTTGTATGCGTTTGCCAACACACAAGATGTAATGCCTTATGTGCGTTGTCATGCTCAGGAAATGAGTGAGGAGGTCATGAAAAAGCATATCGATTTATATGTTAACGAATTTTCAATAGATTTGGGGAACAAAGGAATGGAAGCGATTGGCTTGATGATAAACAAAGCAAAAGAAAAAAAACTGATTACTTCAATTACAGAACCTATAATGATTGATTAA
- a CDS encoding SpoIIE family protein phosphatase yields the protein MVALDIQEQILDKLNTLIVVLNNDGSVDYVSKSARQLLGYEPDDLLGNNWWIATRFSKPEGIEVKRKLQSIFKNRNSGVQTFEHLLKTSQGGQKWINWNVSVLNEEQLVGIGYDITEKKLNEKRLIESNKRLSEQNKDITDSIRYAKRIQESILQSKESVKSILEESFLLYKPKDIVSGDFYWFYENENYKYVAAVDCTGHGVPGAMMSMVANSIFKEVFLNRKEMETDKILYALDEELEKAIHKNQTESFNDGMDVALIRIDKSRNELQFSGALRPLFISDSSGVSEIRGSRYPLGFYPEVKKNFEKAIIHYDKGTCIYLGSDGFADQFGGLRGKKMNRVNFKELLKTAFEMPIEEQEAFLEYSFNNWKQQEEQTDDVLMIGIKL from the coding sequence ATGGTAGCGCTTGACATACAGGAGCAAATCCTGGATAAATTAAATACTCTCATAGTTGTTTTGAATAACGACGGGAGTGTGGATTATGTAAGTAAATCGGCTCGCCAGCTTTTGGGCTACGAACCCGATGATTTATTAGGTAACAATTGGTGGATTGCCACCCGCTTTTCGAAACCTGAAGGTATTGAAGTGAAAAGAAAACTACAATCCATTTTCAAGAATCGTAATAGTGGTGTGCAAACTTTTGAGCACTTACTTAAAACATCGCAAGGCGGACAAAAATGGATTAACTGGAATGTTTCTGTATTAAACGAGGAGCAGTTAGTTGGAATTGGTTATGATATCACCGAAAAAAAACTGAATGAAAAGCGATTAATAGAAAGCAACAAACGTTTATCGGAACAAAATAAAGATATAACCGACAGCATACGTTACGCAAAACGCATTCAGGAATCTATACTTCAAAGTAAAGAATCTGTAAAAAGTATTCTTGAAGAATCATTTTTGTTATACAAACCAAAAGACATCGTGAGCGGTGATTTTTATTGGTTTTATGAAAACGAAAATTATAAATATGTGGCTGCAGTAGACTGCACCGGACATGGTGTGCCCGGCGCGATGATGAGCATGGTAGCTAACTCGATATTTAAAGAAGTTTTTCTTAACAGGAAGGAAATGGAAACCGATAAAATTCTTTACGCTTTAGATGAGGAGTTAGAAAAGGCCATCCATAAAAATCAAACCGAATCTTTTAATGATGGTATGGATGTAGCGTTAATCAGAATTGATAAATCAAGAAATGAACTTCAGTTTTCGGGTGCATTACGCCCACTTTTCATTTCCGACAGTTCAGGTGTCAGTGAAATAAGAGGCAGTCGCTATCCGCTTGGATTTTATCCCGAAGTGAAGAAGAACTTTGAAAAAGCGATCATCCATTACGACAAAGGTACTTGTATATACTTGGGCAGTGATGGCTTTGCCGATCAGTTTGGCGGTTTGCGAGGCAAAAAAATGAACAGAGTTAATTTTAAGGAATTGCTAAAAACTGCTTTTGAAATGCCGATAGAAGAACAAGAGGCGTTTTTAGAATACTCTTTCAATAACTGGAAACAGCAAGAAGAACAAACAGATGATGTATTGATGATTGGAATAAAATTATGA
- the mqnB gene encoding futalosine hydrolase — MPKILIVAATKAEVEPILNYYNINVVGEGLFMAESGDDISALITGVGMVNTAFYMGRYSHNAFDYVINLGIAGAFNRSIKLGEVVNVTADTLSEMGAEDGDDFIKYPDLNLGGTNSYINESNLNNTHLSRLRIVKSITVNKVHGNDVSIANAVTLFNPDIESMEGAAFMKAASRLSADFIQLRAISNYVEKRDKSKWDIPTAIKNLNTVALEFIQSL, encoded by the coding sequence ATGCCAAAAATTCTCATAGTTGCCGCTACCAAAGCAGAGGTGGAACCTATCCTAAACTATTATAACATAAATGTTGTAGGCGAGGGTTTGTTTATGGCTGAGAGCGGAGATGATATTTCAGCTTTAATAACCGGAGTGGGGATGGTAAATACTGCATTTTATATGGGAAGGTATTCTCATAATGCTTTTGATTATGTCATTAATTTGGGAATTGCCGGTGCATTTAACCGAAGTATTAAGCTGGGTGAAGTTGTAAATGTAACAGCAGATACATTATCTGAAATGGGTGCCGAAGACGGAGATGATTTCATTAAATACCCGGATTTAAATTTAGGCGGAACAAACTCGTATATAAATGAGTCGAATCTTAACAACACACATTTATCACGATTAAGAATAGTAAAATCCATTACAGTGAATAAGGTGCATGGTAATGACGTGAGTATCGCGAATGCCGTAACATTATTTAACCCCGATATAGAAAGCATGGAAGGCGCGGCCTTTATGAAGGCAGCTTCTCGCTTATCAGCTGATTTCATTCAATTGCGCGCTATTTCTAATTATGTGGAAAAAAGAGATAAGAGTAAATGGGATATTCCTACAGCGATTAAGAACCTCAATACGGTGGCCTTAGAATTCATTCAAAGTTTGTAA
- a CDS encoding aminoacyl-tRNA hydrolase: protein MSKFLIVGLGNIGEDYEHTRHNIGFDVVEFMANEAGVKFVNDRHAYVAEMKFKGKTLVLIKPTTYMNLSGKAVNYWLQAEKIPVENMMVIVDELALPFGKIRIGPKGSDGGHNGLKNIQETLNTSSYPRLRFGIGNEFGKGYQVNYVLGKWNDEEKKTLSERIKIASDAIKAFAFAGLQRCMNDYNTK, encoded by the coding sequence ATGTCGAAATTTTTAATAGTTGGATTAGGAAATATTGGTGAGGATTATGAGCACACCCGTCATAATATTGGTTTTGATGTGGTAGAGTTCATGGCAAATGAAGCGGGCGTGAAATTTGTCAACGACCGCCATGCTTATGTAGCTGAAATGAAATTTAAAGGGAAAACTTTGGTGCTAATTAAACCAACTACCTATATGAATTTAAGTGGTAAGGCGGTTAATTATTGGTTGCAAGCCGAAAAAATTCCGGTAGAGAATATGATGGTGATTGTGGATGAGCTGGCACTTCCGTTCGGTAAAATCCGTATCGGACCAAAAGGAAGTGACGGAGGCCATAACGGATTAAAAAACATTCAGGAAACTTTAAATACTTCCAGCTATCCGCGTTTACGATTTGGAATTGGTAACGAATTCGGAAAAGGTTATCAGGTTAATTATGTGTTGGGAAAGTGGAACGATGAGGAGAAGAAAACGTTGAGCGAGCGAATTAAAATTGCCTCAGATGCAATTAAAGCCTTTGCTTTTGCCGGACTTCAACGCTGCATGAATGATTATAATACCAAATAG
- a CDS encoding outer membrane beta-barrel protein — MKKIFSLAVASLLITNVILADDDADKKFRFGLKVTPTPTWLRSQDKKVVESTGIKFGFGFGLQLEFRLNSTAHFVTGIGGDFLGGKQTFKNGQGYVLTKDNAYVNSTDQAIIWERTPLDMNTDAGTERKFYEIKSRDVKMTYVTLPVLLKLMTKDIGGFKYFGMFGGNIAIQTKYRATDEIVELQYNSTSNHFETAGTSTITDMRPKGDLIPFNVALNVGLGFEYNLSGSTSIFVGVNYIRGFINQYQSNSDIMVEKLKDNLNNSIRPATAKQSGFSDGVQLNIGFLF, encoded by the coding sequence ATGAAAAAGATTTTTTCACTTGCTGTAGCCTCATTGTTAATTACAAATGTAATCTTAGCAGATGATGACGCGGATAAAAAATTCCGATTTGGCTTAAAAGTTACCCCAACTCCAACCTGGTTAAGAAGCCAGGACAAAAAGGTAGTTGAAAGTACCGGCATCAAATTTGGTTTTGGCTTTGGTTTACAATTAGAATTTCGTCTTAATTCTACAGCTCATTTCGTAACCGGTATTGGTGGCGATTTTTTAGGAGGAAAACAAACGTTTAAAAATGGACAAGGATATGTTTTAACTAAAGATAATGCGTACGTAAATTCTACAGATCAAGCGATTATTTGGGAAAGAACGCCTTTAGATATGAACACAGACGCTGGCACGGAAAGAAAATTCTACGAAATAAAAAGCCGCGATGTAAAAATGACTTATGTAACGCTTCCTGTATTATTAAAATTAATGACTAAGGATATTGGAGGGTTTAAGTACTTTGGTATGTTTGGCGGGAATATTGCTATTCAAACTAAATACAGAGCTACAGATGAGATTGTAGAACTCCAATATAACTCTACCAGCAATCATTTCGAAACTGCCGGAACAAGTACCATTACCGATATGCGTCCGAAAGGAGATTTAATTCCGTTTAATGTGGCTTTAAATGTTGGTTTAGGATTTGAATATAATCTTTCCGGTTCAACCTCAATTTTTGTAGGGGTTAACTATATCCGTGGCTTTATTAATCAGTATCAATCGAATTCCGATATTATGGTTGAGAAATTAAAGGATAACTTAAATAATTCAATTAGACCTGCAACAGCTAAACAAAGTGGTTTTAGTGATGGCGTTCAGCTTAACATTGGCTTCTTATTCTAA
- a CDS encoding GNAT family N-acetyltransferase gives MLEFKTGNINDAALITDIGARSFIESHGKSASETDIRNYVQSKFNIPQLESELADDNSIFQIAYYNQQPAAYSKITLNCPNPNIAEQKVCKMDRLYVLEEYFDKKIGQVLFDLNVEIAKQHQQKGIWLYVWTGNPRALRFYEKQGFKIVGETYFKISDTHSNPNYWMYLEF, from the coding sequence ATGTTGGAATTTAAAACGGGAAACATAAATGATGCAGCTCTAATTACCGATATTGGCGCGCGAAGCTTTATTGAATCGCATGGAAAGAGTGCATCCGAAACAGACATACGCAATTATGTACAGTCAAAATTTAATATTCCTCAATTAGAATCAGAGCTGGCAGATGACAATTCCATCTTTCAAATTGCTTATTACAATCAACAACCTGCGGCTTATTCGAAGATTACTTTAAATTGTCCGAATCCGAATATCGCGGAGCAAAAGGTGTGTAAAATGGACAGGTTATACGTACTGGAAGAATATTTCGATAAAAAAATCGGACAAGTGTTGTTTGACCTAAACGTAGAAATTGCGAAGCAACATCAGCAAAAAGGTATTTGGCTCTATGTTTGGACGGGTAATCCGCGAGCTTTACGTTTTTATGAAAAACAAGGGTTTAAAATTGTGGGTGAAACTTATTTTAAAATCAGTGACACCCACAGTAATCCGAATTATTGGATGTATTTAGAATTTTAA
- a CDS encoding YbaB/EbfC family nucleoid-associated protein, whose amino-acid sequence MFGKFGDMMGKLQEMKQKADEMKRKLDDTIISTEGAGGDIKIEITGNREIKSLSIASSLQHGDKTELEEQLLVTLNKAISKANSINEEEMKKAASGLLPGL is encoded by the coding sequence ATGTTCGGAAAATTTGGAGACATGATGGGCAAGCTTCAGGAAATGAAGCAAAAAGCCGATGAAATGAAAAGAAAGCTGGATGATACAATCATTTCAACAGAAGGTGCCGGTGGCGATATTAAAATTGAGATTACCGGAAACCGCGAAATAAAGTCATTAAGCATTGCTTCTTCTTTGCAACATGGCGATAAAACTGAATTGGAAGAGCAGTTATTGGTAACACTCAATAAAGCGATTTCAAAAGCCAATTCAATTAATGAGGAAGAAATGAAGAAGGCAGCTTCGGGATTATTACCGGGATTGTAA
- the folE gene encoding GTP cyclohydrolase I FolE, translating to MLNEEFELDATGYKKVDQYNDKLIDSISDMYKNILSDVGEDSTREGLLKTPVRAAKAMQYLTHGYDLNPAEILRSAMFKEDYSQMVIVKDIEVYSLCEHHLLPFFGKVHIAYIPNGHIVGLSKLPRVVDAFARRLQVQERLTNEIRDCIQDTLKPLGVAVVMECSHLCMQMRGVQKQNSVTTTSAFTGEFLKDTTRKEFISLIGSVLH from the coding sequence ATGCTTAACGAAGAATTTGAATTAGACGCAACCGGATATAAAAAGGTAGATCAGTATAACGATAAACTGATTGATTCCATTTCCGATATGTATAAAAACATACTCAGTGATGTAGGCGAAGATTCTACACGTGAAGGTTTATTAAAAACACCGGTTCGCGCGGCGAAGGCCATGCAATATTTAACCCATGGTTATGATTTAAATCCTGCAGAGATTTTACGCTCAGCCATGTTTAAAGAAGATTACAGTCAGATGGTGATTGTAAAAGATATTGAAGTGTATAGTTTATGTGAGCATCATTTGTTACCCTTCTTCGGTAAAGTACATATTGCCTATATACCAAACGGACATATTGTTGGGTTAAGTAAATTGCCGCGAGTAGTTGATGCTTTTGCGCGTCGTTTACAGGTACAAGAACGCTTAACTAACGAAATTCGCGATTGCATTCAGGATACTTTAAAACCTTTGGGTGTAGCCGTAGTAATGGAGTGCAGTCACTTGTGCATGCAAATGCGCGGTGTACAAAAACAAAACAGTGTTACCACCACTTCTGCTTTTACGGGTGAGTTTTTAAAGGATACCACGCGTAAAGAATTTATCAGTTTAATTGGTTCGGTATTACACTAA
- the gldC gene encoding gliding motility protein GldC encodes MKTSEINFKVTVDENYLPIDIKWEAKDAGETSECKSAMIALWDAKENNTLRIDLWTKDMSVDEMKKFFIQNIMTLTDTYTRATSDTATADEVKALISDVGRKLGIIQ; translated from the coding sequence ATGAAAACAAGCGAGATTAATTTTAAAGTGACGGTAGATGAGAATTATTTACCGATTGATATAAAGTGGGAAGCCAAAGACGCAGGAGAAACCAGCGAATGTAAAAGCGCCATGATTGCATTGTGGGACGCTAAAGAAAACAATACGCTTCGAATTGATTTATGGACCAAAGACATGAGTGTTGATGAAATGAAGAAATTCTTTATACAAAACATCATGACACTGACTGATACTTATACAAGAGCCACCAGCGACACGGCTACCGCTGACGAAGTAAAGGCATTAATAAGCGATGTGGGCCGGAAATTAGGCATTATACAATAA